GGGCTGCGTGCCCCTCTACAACCTCATGGAGGACGCGGCGACGGCGGAAATCTCCCGCGCCCAGGTGTGGCAGTGGCTGCACCACCACGCCTCGCTCGCCGACGGCCGCGAGGTGACCCAGGGCCTGTTCCAGCAGCTGCTCGCCGAGGAGATGGCCCACCTCGAGAAGGAGGGCGCGAGTGAGCGCTACGGCGCCGCCCACCTTTCGCGCGCCCGAGCGCTCTTCGAGCAGCTGTCCACCGCGGACACCTTCGAGGACTTCCTCACCCTGCCCGCCTACGCGGCGCTGGACGCATCGGCCTGACCTTCCATCGAACCGACGAACGAAACGCCTTCACACCTTCACTGTAGCGAGGAGCCTGAGATGTACGACGCCAACACGACGCCCCCGGATGCCTCCCCTCACGCCAAGCTCCACGCGCGACGCTTCGAGGGCATCACCCGCAACTACACCGAGAAGGACGTGGCGAAGCTGCGCGGCACGCTGCCCATCCACTACACGCTGGCCGAGGTCGGCGCCAGGCGGCTGTGGGAGCTGCTCCACACGGAGGACTACATCAACGCGCTGGGCGCCCTCACCGGCAACCAGGCCGTGCAGATGGTCCGCGCGGGCCTCAAGGCCATCTACCTGTCCGGCTGGCAGGTCGCCGCGGACGCCAACTCCGCCGGGCAGATGTACCCGGATCAGAGCCTCTACCCGGTCGACTCCGTCCCCACCGTGGTGAAGAAGATCAACAACGCCCTGCGCCGCGCGGACCAGATCGACCACGCCGAGGGCCGCAAGGACCGCTACTGGTTCGCCCCCATCATCGCCGACGCCGAGGCGGGCTTCGGCGGTCCGCTCAACGCCTACGAGCTGATGAAGAGCATGATCGAAGCGGGCGCCGCGGGCGTCCACTTCGAGGACCAGCTGGCCAGCGAGAAGAAGTGCGGCCACATGGGCGGCAAGGTGCTGGTGCCCACCAGCCACTTCATCCGCACCCTCACGGCCGCCCGCCTCGCCGCGGACGTCATGGGCGTGCCCACGCTGCTGGTCGCCCGCACGGACGCCGACAGCGCCAAGCTCTTGATGAGCGACGCGGACGAGTACGACCACGCCTTCATCGACCGCAAGAACGGCCGCACCTCCGAGGGCTTCTACCGCCTCAACGGCGGCCTGGACTGCGCCATCGCCCGCGGCCTGGCCTACGCGCCCTTCGCGGACCTGGTCTGGTGCGAGACCAGCACCCCGGACCTCGCGCAGGCCAGGAAGTTCGCCGAGTCCATCCGCGCGAAGTTCCCCGACAAGCTGCTGGCCTACAACTGCTCGCCGTCCTTCAACTGGAAGAAGAACCTGGACGACGCCACCATCGCGAAGTTCCAGCGTGAGCTGGGCGCCATGGGCTACAAGTTCCAGTTCGTCACCCTGGCCGGCTTCCACGCCCTGAACCACTCCATGTACGAGCTGGCGCGCAAGTACAAGGACCGCGGCATGGCGGCCTACAGCGAGTTCCAGCAGGGCGAGTTCGGCGCCGAGAAGGACGGCTACACCGCCACGCGTCACCAGCGCGAGGTGGGCACCGGCTACTTCGACCAGGTCGCCGAGGTCATCTCCGGCGGCTGCGCCAGCACCCTGGCCCTGCACGAGTCCACCGAGGCCCACCAGTTCTAGTCCCGGGCGTCCCCGACGCCCCCTTCCGCGAGGCCGTGGGCTTCGGGCGTCCGTTCCGCCCGCAAGTCCCCGGCCTCCGGCCTTTTTCGGGGCCGGGGTCCTCGATGTCCCACCCCGGACGCAACTTCCGGCGGGGCTGGGCGATAATGCGGATCAGACGTCCGAGATTCGCGCGGGGTGCGCCCCGCGGACCGCCACGGAGCCAGCGCCATGAGCAGCATCAACTCCCTCACGGGCCCCCGCGTCCAGTCCTTCGGCACCCAGGCCCAGGCCCCCGCCTCGCGCGCGGGCTTCGGCTCGCTCATCCAGCAGAACCCGGCGGGCGGGTCCATGTCGGCCGCCTACCGGCCGGGCGACCAGACGATGGCCTCGGGCGGCCAGGTGGTCTCCTCGGCGCTCTCCTCCGTGGGCGCCTCGTCCGGCAACGGCATCCTGAACTCCTACCTGTCCGCGGTGGGCCGTGGCCCCATCTCCGAGGACGGCACCCAGGGCGCCAGCGGCCAGCCCGCCGCCGGGAGCCAGGCGGAGCAGGAGCAGAAGGTCGTCATGGAGCTGGCGGAGCTGTCGGCGGCGACGCTGAGCAACTCCATCCTGCACATGGGCAACAAGATGAAGATCAGCCTGGACACCGAGTAGCGCTCAGTACCACCAGCGCCTCCACTTCTTGCGGTCGATGGACTTCAGGTAGGCCTCGCGTTGGCCCGCCTGGAGGTCCCCCTCGCCATCCCACGGGTGCTCGGTCTCCGTGCGCTGGCCCCCATCCTGGTCCGTCACGTCGTTGAGGAAGCCCGCCCGCCCCTCCGCCGGGACCACGTCGCCATCCACGTCCGGGTCCTTCTGCTTGTCTGGATCCAACGGGATGCCCAGCGGCGTGTTGAGGTAGTCCTTCGAGTCCATGTCATCGCTCCTTCGAGGGGACGGGTGCGGCCCGTGACTCGAAGGTGGGGATGGCGTGTCCCCCCGCGCAGCATGGCGGCCCGCCGGGCGGGCCCGCGTCGCCTCAGTTGAGGTACTTCGGACGGGGCGGCGTCGGTGGCGGTGCCTGCCGCATCAGCTCCAGCCCCTGGCGG
This region of Myxococcus stipitatus genomic DNA includes:
- the aceA gene encoding isocitrate lyase produces the protein MYDANTTPPDASPHAKLHARRFEGITRNYTEKDVAKLRGTLPIHYTLAEVGARRLWELLHTEDYINALGALTGNQAVQMVRAGLKAIYLSGWQVAADANSAGQMYPDQSLYPVDSVPTVVKKINNALRRADQIDHAEGRKDRYWFAPIIADAEAGFGGPLNAYELMKSMIEAGAAGVHFEDQLASEKKCGHMGGKVLVPTSHFIRTLTAARLAADVMGVPTLLVARTDADSAKLLMSDADEYDHAFIDRKNGRTSEGFYRLNGGLDCAIARGLAYAPFADLVWCETSTPDLAQARKFAESIRAKFPDKLLAYNCSPSFNWKKNLDDATIAKFQRELGAMGYKFQFVTLAGFHALNHSMYELARKYKDRGMAAYSEFQQGEFGAEKDGYTATRHQREVGTGYFDQVAEVISGGCASTLALHESTEAHQF